ttcctgtgtcttgTAGTGAGAGAAGAGgaactccccctcctcctgcactaatcctggggggctctggggggtgcaTCTCCTCCTTTTATAGGGGCAGCTGTGCTGGGGCACCCCAATCCTCCCTCATCCTGCACTAATccgggcggggcctcggggggtGCACCTCCCCCGTTTATAGAGACAACTGTGCTGGGGCCCCCTAATCCTCCCCTCGTCCTGCACTAATGGGGGGGCTTCGGGGGGTGCACCTCTATTTCTGGGGGGGTGACGCGGAGGAACCCTCGATTCACCCCGCACTTGGGGGCTTGAGTTTCACCCCGCTTTCGGAgtgaaggtgggggctgggccctgcAGATGAAAAGGGGGCTGCGAGGCGCTCGTGTTcgggcaggacgcctgggtcccaccgccaccttccccagctcctgcctTCGGGTCGGGGCGGCTCCACCTTGTCgggcgggggcgggaggctgCTGCGTGAACCATCGCGGACCCGAAGGAGGAGTCCCAGGCCCGGCCGATGCCAATACCGAAACGGCGACGAACGTCCTACGGGGCGACGAAGGGGACAGAATGCAACAGCCGAAGCGGTGCCTGAGCCCTGCGGCTGCGCACTGCAGAGGGAGGCGGGGGCTGTATGGAGGGGAGTCCTGGGAGGGGGGtgcctggggggagaggggccgggctgagctgggtggggtggggtagggtgaccagacagcaagtgtgaaaaatcaggacaggggtggggggtaataggagcctatataagaaaaagacccagaaatcgggactgtccctataaaatcgggacatcgggtcaccctagggtggggtgaggtgtggcTGGGTGACATGCAGAAGAGACAGTATCACCAACCCCAAGGGGCCAAAAATCACGCGTCATCACGAGATTGGCCTAAAACGAAGCAATGAGGTTTAAAAGTCACCCCGGCGGGTCTTCTCCTAGCCTGGAGCTGCCCTCGCATCACGGCCTCGAGTTTTTCTCCCTGAGCACGGGGGCTAGacactttggggggggggttgtacgtttgttttaatgaaaactgaaacaatCACATATTCCAGTAGCTGGGGCAAGGAGAAAAACACCCAAATTCCTGCCCTGCTGCTGACACACCACATGGCCACGGTCAGGCAGCGGGATTGCTGTGACCACTGCCCAGCCCACTGCGCATAACTATCTCATTGGTACCTTGTGCTTCACCTCTTGCCTGGGCTTTAGGCTACGtctccactgcagctgggaggtgtgactgCAGTTTGTGAAGCCATACGGAGCTAGAATACCAGAGCTAGCTCCAGTAACAAGAGCCGCATAGCCATGGCGGCAGGGCCTGCACAAGCGCTGTCAGTCTCCTGCATACGCGCGCTCATGCTGCTAGCTCATGCCTCTGCCCCTGCCTTTCAGAGAGAGGACACGGAGATCGTTCTGGGGGGAAactgcaaatggaagagcatcTTAACGGCAATGAAAAcgcagagggaggaggagagaattcTCTTCAGCAACAACAGCAGCTGACGGAGCCTCTTAATTGTAATGGACACCCGGACAGAGGAGATGAACCAGGTAACTTGGGACTTGTCTTCACAGAGAAAtttaccagtataattataccattatagttataccagtataactccctGTGTGAACACTCCTATTCTGGAATAAATGCATCTTCATGGGGAGCTAGCCTGGTATAACCATAGTGGTATGATATTACAGGTGTGACCTATACCAGTACAttctcctgtgtagacaagcaccctgaaccctcaCTCTCTAGGAAATGGTTAGCGGAAGAGACAGAGGCTAAGGGCTTGGCCACATGGGAAAGTTATCCCCATATACACTAAGATGTGAATGTAAACGGATATACCTACCCCGGTACAACCCCCCTGTGGACTCTCTTATTCTGGTCTGTGTGTATGCAACTCTCTAGTCTAGTCATTCTCAACTTATTTACCATTGTTGGCTGCATCccatactacctgtatggccctgaggatgtcacatgggccacagcttgagaaccacttctCTGGTCGGTGTGTGTTACAGGCCCCCCTGTGCCAGATCCACAGAGGACTCGAATCTGTTcctatgtgtctgtgcagcgcctggcacaacggggccctgatctcagctggggcagggcctgtctctctctgtgtgtctgtgcagcgcccggcacaacggggccctgatctcagctggggcagggactgtctctccctgtgtgtctgttcagcacctggcacaacggggccctgatctcagctggggcagggcctgtctctctctgtgtgtctgtgcagcgcccggcacaacggtgccctgatctcagttggagtCTCTAGATGTTACTGGAAATCAACCATTGTTGTTTGCAATGTacttgtagccatgttggtcccaggacattagagagacaagccaggggaggtgatatcttttcttggcccaacttctgttgctgagagagacaagctttcgagcttacacagaattGAAGAAGGTGTCTGTGTAGCTCGAATgctgtttctttcaccaacagaaatgggTCCAATAAAACCTATTACCTCACACTCCTTGTCTCACTGGAAATCAAATCATTTCTGTTACTATTTAGATAACACCGCTCCCCCTAAGGGCACTAATTGTTTTTCTCTTCCTATTTTAGGTTATTCATGTAACCGCAAGTTCCAGACTCTCGTAGCTGGAGTCTTCATAGTTTTGATCATTATCATCATTGTTCTGGCTGGTGAGTTCCTAGCCCTCAGTCTCTGCGCTTCCTGGTTTGCCTTGGAGCGATCACAGTCACATATTCACACCTCCCTGGCCTCCAGCTTCCACTCCTTCCTCTTACTacttcatcactggcaatttaaATCAGCTCTCTAGTGTTATCCATCGGTGGGACCATCCCTGTGCCTCCTCTACTGCAGTGAAAGGCTTGCATTTCATTGAGGGTTTTCAGCTAGTTTTACTGTGTAACCCCCTTTTTCTGCCACCCGAGGGGAGAAAAGAAATCGCCCCTTTTTGATTCTCTCCACCTTTTGTATAGACAGTTCCAGGAGCCTGTCAGAGGTTGGTCTCAGCCAGGACGCATCACCTTGAAAAGTCAAGTGAGCTAAAGTGCTGCTGACACTGATTCGCCTCTGTTTATATTGATGGTACAGTCGACTGTCGGTCGTGCCAGCTCATTTGAGTCTCCTCGGTTGTGCTGAAGGCAGGCTCTGGAGAGTGGAACAGCCAGTTACCATTTCTGAGGGGCTTTCAcgggaggaaggatggttcaaGGGTTAAGGCGCTGGTTTCGGTGCAGAAACTTCCTGTGCGCCCTTTCCTGTCCGGGGATGGGGCACCGacggaaaaaaaaatagtgggtgctcagcacctaccgGCAGCCCCACAGATTGATGCCCCCCCTCCACAGTGCCTCCTACCTGTCAGTGGGCCCCGCGGATCAGCTGCTCCCGCCCCTTCCAGCGCCTCCCGTGATCAGCTGTTcgatggcatgcaggaggtgctggggcgggggcaggaagaggaggggtggaggcttgggagggggtgaagtgggggcagggcctggggcagagtggaggtcgagcaccccccctccccgggaatGCAGGAAGTCGGTGCTTATGGTAAATGCGGGGCAGAGATTTACCATAAACAGGGTCTGGAATCGCTGTGACAATCAGTAACATGAAATGGCATCAAGGTGTCATGGGGCAACTGGTCCCTTTAAGGGGAGATGGGGCCAGCCCCACCGGTGCCATAGTTAATTAGTTGCTGCCTAGCCTGAGGGAGGGGGACTAAGGAGGGTCAAGTGAGAGCTTGATCACCTGGGCCTTATAAAGGGACTGAGAGCGGGAACGCGGGGACCAGGCAGGATCCCTTAGGAAGGCCTTGAGCAAGGATCTGCAAGGAAAAGGGCTGGGAATTGGGTGTAGGGGGCGAGCTGACAGGAAGTCCTGAGGTTCGGCGGGACCTTTCTTCGTTTGTTTGGGTCTTCTTAATTTGGACCCTTGGCAGCCTGGAAGGGGGGATACGTTTGTCGTGGACGTGAACGGAGGGTGAAGCTCCATCTGCAGCACAGAGCAGtggctgggaagctgaggaggccgACCttggagagggaaactgaggcccagagcagcagctgcactaTCCTTGGTTTAATGGGGGTCTCTGGTTCTGAGAACATTTATTGCCCcttacccctcccctcccccatacagaGAGGGAGCGAATCTCTGACCCTGTTTGACTTTCTCAGTTTCAGTAGGAAAATCGTCTAACCCACCTTCAGCTGGTCCAGATCCTCCAGCCGCTGCCGGCTGCTGCCCGGACGGCTGGGTCGGGTACGGAGGGAAATGCTACTACTTCTCCGAGACTGAAGGGGACTGGACCTACAGCCAGAGCAACTGCTCCTCCTTCGGCACCTCCCTGGCTGCGATCGACACCTCTCAGGAAATGGTGGGAGACCCTTTCTgactttagagcagtggtccccaaacttttgagggttgtTCCCCTGCCTTACTCCTGACCGTACCCCCCCTGTCACCCCTCGCAGAGGTGGAGGTGGGTTTGATCTCCCCCAtagctcccccagcccagctcctagccccgggtgggctggggagggacaggacgtgctcttcccctgcacagctacTTGCAGGCAGGAGTTGAGAGGGGAgttcagacccacctctgggtacctgccccggctgcagggcgctcccagcagcacaggggagaTCAGATCCACCTCTACCTCCACCTCTGGCAACCTCTTACGGCTGCAGGAAGCCCTGGAGCTTCCACCCAGCCCTGGAGGAGGTACCCAGAGGGAGTCTGATCTCCCCTGAGAGCCGCTGTGCAAGGGAGGAgtaagtcctgtccctccccatcccggggactagcagctggagatGGGGACATGGTAGTAGCCCCCAGCTTGGGCGCCCCCggacctgccccttcccccacataGCTAGATTTCACGGAGGAGGActgatttcatggtccgtgatacGTTTTTCACGGCTGTGGCTTTGGTAAGGCCCCAGCCTTAACTAGGAGGCTTTGCTGTCGCTGGCAGCTAGAACAGCGCTGCAAACTGCACTAGGCCCCGTCAGCAGCACAGAGATACTCGAACGCAGGTTGTGGTGAATAATATCTTTCACTTCCCCTTTTGGAAAGGCTTTCATTAAGCGCTATAAAGACCTCTCTGAGCACTGGATCGGCCTCCGGAGGGAACCGGGCCAGGTCTGGAAATGGACCGACGGCACCGAATTCAATCACTGGTGAGTTCTCTTCCTTGTCAATGGGGACGGAGGGGGGACGGAGGGGGGGCTATCAGGGAAATTGGCTTAGCCACAAATGTGACTCGTTAGCTGCCTCCCAGCTGATGGGGCTGAGGCCAGGGATCACAAGAGAGGATCAGGTGACTTGCAGGCTTAGTTCAAAGGCCAGCAAACTGCTCCGCTGAGAGCTGGCGGGAGCAGGTAGGTGCTTGCTGGAGGCAGGGCCCGGTTTAGTTCTTCGCTTGATGTTGAACTGCTTTGAGTAGTAAAACGTATCCCTGAGGAAATGGAGAGAACTGCTGTTGTGATAACTCTGATACGAGCCTTAATAGCTCTGCTGATTACAGCTGGACTTAACCCAACCCTACTAAGGCCGTTTTCAACATCCACCCGTAACTGTTTTGCTGCTGACCATCTTAACAGAAGCATCAAGCCAGCAAACTTCCCCATCGCCACTGGATGAAGTCCCAGATCCTGGCGCAGATTGTTGCTATCAAGGATTGCTGGTGTTGTGCAAGAAAAAttcaacccccttccccaaattTAGTCCTCTCCTTCATGTCCCCAAAATGGGGAGAGACAAAGGTGATGCATCCCCTTCCTGGTGACAAACATTTCAACTGCTCGCTGGGTCCCAAAACTCAGTATTTTCCTAGATAAGAAAAGCCCCAGCTGTCCCTATCCTAGCTGCTTCCCAGTTTCCCTTGACAACTTCTGTGATGCAATTGTGTTTGGAACTTTGCACCAAAATGGTGCAtcacagtgcaattaaaaattgGAGAGCAGCGTTGAATGTGAACCATAGCCAGGCATGTTGGACTAACTGGACTATACAAAAGTGAAAGGGGTTCATAACGTAGAGGCCCTAGCCGCTTGCTTTCTGTCCGCTGAGCTGCATAGAATACGAAGCCTTGACTTTAATTCCGTGGTGCTTGCAATGCAGGTTCGAAGTCAGAGCACAGGGTGAGTGCGCGTATCTGAACGATGAAGCCGTCACCTCTTCTTGGTGCGACACGGTGCGATACTGGATCTGCAGCAAGCCTGCCGGACTTACGCTGAGAGAGGAGAATGGTGCACAAGGGCAAGCGGAGATGTCGGAGCTCAGCTGAAGTGCTACTGTATGCACAGGGACACATGCAACCCCCGCCCCGACTTTTCTACTCAACGTATTTGAggcagcaggggagtgggggtgctAGTGACGTGCTGTATCTTGTTTCTGTGCAAGTGAAGGTGGTCCAGAGCCTCTCAGCATCTGCTTTTTCCTCAACTGTTCCGGaacctgcagggctggctgcggaTCCCCAAGCGGCTAGCAGGaggtgctcagtggaggagcaAGTGGCGGGTGGGCGGGAGGGACCTCGGGGGAGGGAAAAGGTGGAGGGAGAGTGGAGCAGGGGTGAAGCCCCCACTGGGAGAAACAAGAGTCAGTGCCTGTGATCCAGCTGCTGGCACCCTGCACTTTAAATCCATCAATGTGACTAAAGAAAAGTTGCTGCTGTTTATCCTTCAGAGGGTACAATCACTATATTTGACCGTGCCACACCTGACCCCCACTAgggttagggccctaccaaattcactctctggccacccagctgtgAAGCCAGCAGCActgaagtaagagtggcaatacctcgaaccccctaaaataaccttgcaaccttgCCCCtctcttgtggcaccttagagactaacacgtttcttTAGgtataaactttcatgggctggAACCCACTTAATctgaggcatttaaaaaaaaaatttaaaaaaaaatgttgtgctCATGTTTGGTTTTTATCTGGTTTTCTTTCTCCTGTAgttccagggttgttgtttttttcccccctgcattcttccctccaccccagtcTCTGTTTTCCTTGGTTCTCTGCCAGCTCCACAGGATTACGTGCTACCGATCTGCTTCCTTTGCaaaccttcctcctcccctgtaAGGCCGTTACGTGGAAAGTGAGAGTCTGGATTTTTCCCCCTGGCCAAATAAAGAATCATGTGGCCTTATTCTCCTCTGCTTTGGGAAGATGGGACTGTCACAGTCCAGGGCAACTGCAGCTATATTCCTCCTCTGTGGTCCCTCGAGGACACGCGTtctaggctcctggctcctcagccatcacctctcttgggcagagccCCACGTCTTTCTCCCTCCCGaccagggtttttccaggctCCACAGTTCCTTCCCTGCCTTACAGTGTAACAttcccccagcaagccagacgGCCTAAACAGGCTAGTGTCCGCACCTCGGTGTCTCTCCAGAGGCTAGGAACAGctgtaattgccagcagttaTAAATTACTCCACAGCCCTTTATAAGCAAGCATTGATTCTTACAGTGAAAAACTACAAAGAAAAGAGGTGGAGTGAAGGtagggcactgggggctgggatgggaagaggtggagcgagggtggggccttggggcagagatGGAGCCCCCCCTCCTCCgaaaaataaaatcacttctctaaaaaatccttgcatagatttttagatgtgcaatctgagtattcatctttagcctttAAATGCTTGGATTTTCAGccatatcattttttaaatacatccttcaaaagacccccccccttatctaaaatacacatgcgAACCCTGGGCATAGGGGCACCATAAACCCTAAGAACGGCCCTGAAAGGGAGAGTAAATCAGCCTAACAATGAAATCCAAATTCAGCTGCAAATTGACCTTCCGAGCGATTGCTGTAGCTCCATAATGGGTCAGCCTCACACAGGCCTGTCTCTGGGTCTTTGCCATTCCAGATCCTCTTGTAGTCTCCCTTCACTAAATGCTTCTCCTGACCTCTCTGGGTTTCCATTGCCTTTCAGGGGCTGCTCCAATTGCTGTTTCTCCCCGACCTTTCTGTGAGGCCCTGGGGAGTGAGTCCTGGGCTCCTCTGAGGCGGAGTCAGCACAGTCGGTTACAATCAGCTGCAGAGACTCGGACCCAGAATTGCTCCCCTTTCACAGCTTCTTCCACTCCTGGAATTCCAGATAGACCAGTCTGGGGTTAGTGTGCTAAGCCTGGGGATTCCTCTTTTCATTCACGGCTCCCCTTAGTAATGCACAC
This DNA window, taken from Mauremys reevesii isolate NIE-2019 unplaced genomic scaffold, ASM1616193v1 Contig1, whole genome shotgun sequence, encodes the following:
- the LOC120392381 gene encoding NKG2-D type II integral membrane protein-like codes for the protein MDGRLGQCQEVAEEEISQLCGARDGVCTDEEGLPLAAEGTGVGGVREPRPVHARAHGSMEELPTKIPAHRGERDAPRIGRAEEEEGAVKSPAGIRKVETSRQGREETSPEAQRQAGPPRSLQERSRGAAPAAGLSPGISQPQRREERGHGDRSGGKLQMEEHLNGNENAEGGGENSLQQQQQLTEPLNCNGHPDRGDEPGYSCNRKFQTLVAGVFIVLIIIIIVLAVSVGKSSNPPSAGPDPPAAAGCCPDGWVGYGGKCYYFSETEGDWTYSQSNCSSFGTSLAAIDTSQEMAFIKRYKDLSEHWIGLRREPGQVWKWTDGTEFNHWFEVRAQGECAYLNDEAVTSSWCDTVRYWICSKPAGLTLREENGAQGQAEMSELS